In Caldicellulosiruptor obsidiansis OB47, a single window of DNA contains:
- a CDS encoding IS200/IS605 family accessory protein TnpB-related protein, translating into MVTVQAKLIFEGSEDKQRVLDLMRRWSSCMRYAYKRLLEGHKRNELKKQLQGIFNLNSRYVDDAIMKAKSILTSCKERGENPKKVVFGGRQLFEKLQKRHINGKAYKKLQLKWQEKRKGNLYSRGDRSKKGNLNTRIEIDEDCTRLRINVGEREYVYARIQPGWKIKDGRYIDRNQLLEAISICGQPYSVQLKLKSGVVYAYFAIEEVFPQPAITRANGVIGIDTNAYPRHVAWVETDEHGQLLGYGRIPMPELESGSFEKKEYYRWQYAHMIVQMAKEKQKAIVIESLSIKDRGRREDFSGRRSRRIRHYFGYRSLLEKVKLLAKREGIEVIEVNPAYTSVIGMLKYAPQFMVSKDVASSYVIARRGLGLRDRIPHNYMMFLGRLDVNELEELKEYVRKVVKNTYVRKKQLREIGRVIKFLQSLESEAERLSVPLDGTSTGSRGKNHNLWQVLKVAVVTPLSPERVLRDLSVLKSLLVSGQVGKTYKGASSCFLGQGLWLSQIPPAGAGKA; encoded by the coding sequence ATGGTAACAGTTCAGGCCAAGCTAATCTTTGAGGGCAGTGAAGATAAGCAAAGAGTATTAGACCTTATGAGAAGATGGTCCTCTTGTATGAGGTATGCATATAAGAGGCTTCTGGAAGGGCATAAAAGGAATGAACTCAAAAAGCAGCTGCAGGGGATTTTCAATCTTAATTCTCGATACGTTGATGATGCGATAATGAAAGCAAAAAGCATTTTGACCTCATGCAAAGAAAGAGGAGAAAATCCCAAGAAGGTTGTTTTTGGTGGCAGGCAGCTTTTTGAAAAACTCCAGAAGAGGCACATAAACGGTAAAGCGTACAAGAAACTTCAACTTAAGTGGCAGGAGAAGAGGAAAGGGAATCTGTACTCAAGAGGAGACAGGAGCAAGAAGGGGAATCTCAACACAAGGATTGAGATAGATGAAGATTGTACAAGACTTAGAATCAACGTAGGAGAAAGGGAGTACGTATATGCGAGAATACAGCCCGGATGGAAGATAAAAGATGGGAGGTATATTGATAGGAATCAACTTCTTGAGGCGATAAGTATTTGTGGACAGCCATATTCTGTCCAGCTGAAACTTAAAAGTGGTGTAGTATATGCCTACTTTGCTATTGAAGAAGTTTTTCCTCAGCCTGCGATAACGAGAGCGAATGGAGTTATAGGGATAGACACGAACGCATATCCGAGGCACGTGGCATGGGTAGAAACAGATGAGCATGGACAGCTTCTGGGATATGGCAGAATACCAATGCCAGAACTTGAGAGCGGGAGTTTTGAGAAAAAGGAGTATTACAGGTGGCAGTATGCACACATGATAGTACAGATGGCGAAAGAGAAGCAAAAAGCCATAGTGATTGAGAGCCTTAGCATAAAAGACAGGGGAAGAAGAGAAGATTTTTCAGGTAGAAGATCAAGACGAATAAGGCATTACTTTGGGTACAGATCACTTCTGGAGAAGGTAAAACTTTTAGCAAAGCGAGAAGGGATAGAGGTTATAGAAGTAAACCCTGCATATACTTCGGTAATAGGGATGCTGAAGTATGCACCGCAGTTTATGGTGAGCAAGGATGTTGCTAGCTCGTACGTGATAGCTCGAAGAGGGCTTGGCTTGAGAGACAGAATACCGCACAACTATATGATGTTTCTCGGTAGACTTGATGTAAACGAACTGGAGGAACTGAAGGAGTACGTAAGGAAGGTAGTTAAGAACACATACGTTAGGAAAAAGCAACTCAGAGAGATAGGTAGAGTGATAAAGTTTTTACAAAGCCTTGAGAGTGAGGCAGAGAGACTATCTGTACCACTGGATGGAACAAGTACAGGTAGTCGTGGCAAAAACCACAATCTCTGGCAAGTTCTCAAGGTAGCGGTGGTGACTCCACTCTCTCCTGAGAGGGTTTTAAGAGACCTCTCTGTCCTGAAATCGCTTTTGGTTTCGGGGCAAGTGGGGAAGACCTATAAAGGCGCAAGTTCCTGTTTCTTGGGACAGGGGCTATGGCTTTCCCAAATACCGCCTGCTGGGGCTGGGAAAGCTTGA
- a CDS encoding amidase domain-containing protein, whose protein sequence is MQFCTVWLTRWDYNSQLDFNYLLKPGDILFYDWNSDGTYDHSAIVVVYARDPNSGINGVLQDQHTTDRKWAIWHLKPYNLNPWSTIIFAVRPQ, encoded by the coding sequence GTGCAATTTTGCACAGTTTGGTTGACCAGGTGGGATTATAATTCTCAGTTAGACTTTAACTATTTATTGAAACCAGGAGATATATTATTCTATGATTGGAATTCTGACGGAACATATGATCATTCTGCTATTGTAGTGGTTTATGCCAGAGACCCTAATTCTGGGATAAACGGTGTTTTACAAGATCAACACACAACAGATAGAAAATGGGCTATATGGCACTTAAAGCCATATAATCTTAATCCTTGGTCTACAATTATATTTGCTGTTAGACCACAATAG
- a CDS encoding LacI family DNA-binding transcriptional regulator, with translation MPSIEDVAKRAGVSKATVSRVINGTANVSEKKKKAVLEAIKALNYTPNVTAKNLARRKTDTIGIIIQQLSSWFYSEVVALLNQYITQRGYGAIFCQLIDNIDYFKFLVGRVDGVIVFGYKTINKQALKLLYANNVPVVLAENNTEFPNVPRVNVNNLQGGYIATKYLIEKGCRKIVHISGPLESFESIARYEGYKAALRDFGVDFDEELLIEGDFMFQKAYESIKKLLKNKKIDGIFAANDLMAYASMYALDEMGISVPDDVKVVGFDDVDLVGLQLSKMPRLTTVRQPIDLMAKTACDILFGKIDDPTKKFESEYILDTQLIVRQSA, from the coding sequence TTGCCGTCAATTGAAGATGTTGCAAAAAGAGCTGGTGTTTCAAAGGCAACTGTATCAAGAGTTATAAATGGAACAGCGAATGTATCTGAAAAAAAGAAAAAGGCTGTTTTGGAAGCCATTAAAGCTTTAAATTATACTCCGAATGTAACAGCAAAGAATTTAGCAAGAAGAAAGACGGATACAATAGGAATAATAATCCAGCAACTGAGCAGCTGGTTTTACAGTGAAGTAGTTGCCTTGCTTAACCAGTATATAACTCAGCGTGGATACGGAGCTATATTTTGTCAACTAATAGATAATATTGACTACTTTAAGTTCCTTGTGGGAAGAGTGGATGGAGTTATAGTTTTTGGATATAAAACTATTAATAAACAAGCATTAAAACTATTATATGCTAATAATGTTCCAGTTGTTCTTGCTGAGAACAACACTGAGTTTCCAAATGTTCCAAGAGTAAATGTAAACAATCTGCAAGGTGGCTACATTGCAACAAAGTACCTTATTGAAAAAGGTTGCAGGAAAATCGTACATATATCAGGTCCACTTGAGTCTTTTGAAAGTATTGCAAGATATGAGGGATACAAGGCAGCATTGAGAGATTTTGGTGTAGACTTTGATGAAGAACTTCTCATCGAAGGAGATTTCATGTTTCAAAAGGCATATGAAAGTATAAAAAAGCTTTTAAAAAACAAAAAAATAGATGGTATATTTGCAGCCAACGACCTTATGGCATATGCAAGTATGTATGCATTGGATGAGATGGGGATATCTGTTCCTGATGATGTAAAGGTGGTTGGATTTGATGATGTGGATTTAGTAGGACTTCAGCTCAGCAAGATGCCAAGACTTACAACAGTTCGTCAACCAATTGACCTTATGGCAAAGACAGCTTGTGATATTCTTTTTGGAAAAATAGATGATCCAACCAAAAAATTTGAAAGTGAATATATTCTTGACACACAGCTTATAGTAAGACAATCTGCTTAA